One region of Eulemur rufifrons isolate Redbay chromosome 1, OSU_ERuf_1, whole genome shotgun sequence genomic DNA includes:
- the COPS8 gene encoding COP9 signalosome complex subunit 8, which produces MPVAVMADSAFSFKKLLDQCENQELEAPGGIATPPVYGQLLALYLLHNDMNNARYLWKRIPPAIKSANSELGGIWSVGQRIWQRDFPGIYTTINAHQWSETVQPIMEALRDATRRRAFALVSQAYTSIIADDFAAFVGLPVEEAVKGILEQGWQADSTTRMVLPRKPVAGALDVSFNKFIPLSEPAPVPPIPNEQQLARLTDYVAFLEN; this is translated from the exons ATGCCAGTGGCGGTGATGGCGGACAGTGCCTTCAGTTTCAAAAAGTTGCTGGATCAGTGCGAGAACCAGGAGCTCGAG GCTCCTGGAGGAATTGCTACACCCCCAGTGTATGGTCAGCTTCTAGCTTTATATTTGCTCCATAATGACAT GAATAATGCAAGATATCTTTGGAAAAGAATACCACCTGCTATAAAATCT GCAAATTCTGAACTTGGAGGAATTTGGTCAGTAGGACAAAGAATCTGGCAGAGAGATTTCCCTGGGATCTATACGACCATCAATGCTCACCAGTGGTCTGAGACAGTCCAGCCGATCATGGAAGCACTTAGAG ATGCAACAAGGAGACGAGCCTTCGCCCTGGTCTCTCAAGCGTATACCTCCATAATTGCTGACGATTTCGCAGCCTTTGTTGGCCTTCCTGTCGAGGAGGCCGTGAAAG GTATATTAGAGCAAGGATGGCAAGCAGACTCCACCACAAGAATGGTTCTGCCCAGAAAGCCAG ttgCAGGGGCCCTGGATGTTTCCTTTAACAAGTTTATTCCCTTATCAG AGCCTGCCCCAGTTCCCCCAATCCCCAATGAACAGCAGTTAGCCAGACTGACCGATTATGTGGCTTTCCTTGAAAACTGA